A stretch of DNA from Triticum dicoccoides isolate Atlit2015 ecotype Zavitan chromosome 2A, WEW_v2.0, whole genome shotgun sequence:
ttttgtaccttgctttttgctcctgtttagtaacaaataattcttctatcctctttttatatgtggttttatgcttttaattagtgtttgtgccaagtagaacccttgggaagacttggggaaagtcttgttgatcttgctgtaaaaaacagaaactttagcgctcacgagaattactgccgttttttattggagagtgatatttagttaattatttttgaagaggattaatagacaaattcctaaggtacaccaatttatttgagaattttatgagttccagaagtgtaCATtttatccagattactacagactgttctatttttgacagattctattttctatatgttgtttgcttattttgatgaatctatgagtagtatcggagggtatgaaccatagagaagttggaatacagtagatattacaccaatatgaatttagaatgagttcacaacagtacctaagtggtgatttattttcttatactaacagagcttacgagttttctgttaagttttgtgttgtgaagtttttaagttttgggtaaagattcgatggactatggaataaggagtggcaagagcctaagcttgggggttcccaagtcaccccaaggtaatattcaaggacaaccaaaagcctaagcttggggatgccccggaaggcatcccctctttcgtcttcattcattggtaactttacttggagctatatttttatttaccacatgatatgtgttttgtctggagcgtcaatttattttgttaggattttcttgctgtttgaataaaatacaaagatctgaaattctttaatgttagagagtcttcatatagttgcataattattcaactactcattgatcttcacttatatctttcgaagtagtttgtcgtttgctctagtgcttcacttatatcttttagagcactgcggtggttttattttgaagaaatagatgaactctcgtgcttcacttatatcattttgagagtctctaaacaacatggtagttttctttggttatgaatttagtcctaatatgatgggcatccaagagggatataataaaaactttcatataaagtgcattgaatactatgagaagtttgatacttgatgattgttttgagatatggagatggtgatattagagtcatgctagttgagtagttgtgaatttgagaaatacttgtgttgaagtttgtgattcccgtagcatgcacgtatggtgaaccgttatgtgacgaagttggagcacgatttatttattgattgacctccttatgagtggtggtaggggacgagcgatggtcttttcctaccaatctatccccctaggagcatgcatgtagtactttgtttcgataactaatagatttttgcaataaatatgtgagttctttatgactaatgttgagtccatggattatacgcactctcacccttccaccattgctagcctctctaataccgcgcaccttcgccggtatcataaacccgccatataccttcctcaaaacagccaccatacctacctatcatggcatttccatagccattccgagatatattgccatgcaactttcaccgttccgtttactatgacacgctccatcattgtcatattgctttgcatgatcatgtagttgacattttagttgtggcaaagccaccgttcataattctttcatacatgtcactcatgagtcattgcacatcccggtacaccgtcggaggcattcatatatagtcatactttgttctagtatcgagttgtaatctttgagttgtagataaatagaagtgtgatgatcatcattaatagagcattgtctccAAAAAAGAGAAGACATGCCaaataaaagaaaggccaaataaaaaaagaaaggaaaataaaaaggggcaatgttactatccttttaccacacttgtgcttccaagtagcaccatgatcttcatgatagagagtctcttatgttgtcactttcatatactagtggaaattttcattatagaacttggcttgtatattccaacaatgggcttcctcaaatgtcctaggtcttcgtgagcaagcaagttggatgcacacccacttagtttcttttgttgagctttcatgcatttatagctctagtgcatccgttgcatggcaatccctactcactcacattgatatctattaatgggcatctccatagcccgttgatacgcctagttgatgtgagactgtcttctccacaaccacccttctattccacctatagtgctatatccatggctcacgctcatatattgcgtgaagattgaaaaagtttgagaacatcaaaagtatgaaacaattgcttggcttgtcatcggggttgtgcatgatttaaatattttatgtggtgaagatggagcatagccagactatatgattttgtagggatagctttctttggccatgttattttgagaagacataattgcttagttagtatgcttgaagtattattatttctatgtcaatattaaacttttgtcttgaatcttatggatctgaacattcatgccaaaatgaagagaattacttaaagaaatatgttaggtagcattccacatcaaaagttctgtttttatcatttacctactcgaggacgagcaggaattaagcttggggatgttgatacgtctccaatgtatctataattttttattgttccatgctattatattatctgttttggatgtttatgggctttattacacacttttatattatttttgggactaacctgttaacccagatactagtgccagtttctgttttttccttgttttagagtatcgcagaaaaggaaaatcaaacggagtccaattgacctgaaacttcacggaacttatttctggaccagaagaagcccacggagtatcggagttggaccaggagagtcccgggctgccaacgagggtgggggcacacccatgcctcgtggacagcccggaggtccaccgacgtacttcttcctcccatatatacccatataccctaaaaacttcggggagcacaatagatcgggagttccaccgccagaagtctctgtagccaccgaaaaccaatctagacccattccggcaccctgccgaagggggaatccctctccggtggccatcttcatcatctcggtgctctccatgacgaggagggaatagttctccctcggggctgagggtatgtaccagtagctatgtgtttgatctctctctctctctctctcatgttcttgaggtgacacgatcttgatgtatcgcgagctttgctttatagttgaatcttatgatgtttctccccctctactctcttgtaatggattgagttttccctttgaagttatcttatcggattgagtctttaaggatttgagaacacttgatgtatgttttggtgatcaacttgcgggttacgtgaccttgggaatctatgcataggggttggcacacgttttcgtcttgactctccagtagaaactttggggcactctttgaggttctatgtgttggttgaatagatgaatctgagattgtgtgatgcatatcgtataatcatacccacggatacttgaggtgacattggagtatctaggtgacattagggttttggttgatttgtatcttaaggtgttattctaatacgaactctagggatgtttgtgacacttataggaatagcccaacagattgattgaaaagaataactttgaggtggtttcgtaccctatcataatctcttcgtttgttctccgctattagtgactttggagtgactctttgttgcatgttgagggatagctatatgatccaattatgttattattgttaagaggacttgcactagtgaaagtatgaaccctaggccttgtttcaacgcattgcaataccgtttgtgctcacttttatcattagttaccttactatttttatattttcaaattacaaatacctttatctactatccatattacacttgtatcaccatctcctcgccgaactagtgcacctatacaatttaccattgtattgggtgtgttggggacacaagagaccctttgttatttggttgcagtgttgtttgagagagatcatcttcatcctacgcctcccacggattgataaaccttaggtcatccacttgagggaaatttgctactgtcctacaaacctctgcacttggaggcccaacaacgtctacaaaaagaaggttgtgtagtagacatcagtgggttgtgcctccctcggggcatcccaggcgcagccagggcccgttgtgttccttctggcccataaaaattttcCGTGGAGTTTCGTggtatttggactccgtctgatattgatttttctgcgatgtaaaaaacatagaaaaaacaacaactggcacttggcactatgtcaataggttagcaccaaaaaataatataaaatgattataaaacatccaagattgataatataataacatgaaacaataaaaaattatagatatgttagagacgtatcagtgacCCAGATGATGTGCAGAAGCCAAACCAAGCATCAGATTCGTGTGTTCACTGGTCCGGTACGAGAGCTCAAACCCAATTTGAAGCGCCAGATGTGGCCATCCTTCACAAAATTCCAAATTTTCTAGCACTGATTCCAAATTAATCTCGGGCCACTGTCCCATCTGCATATCTACAGTTGCTTTGCTCGTGCAATGTTGTACCTCTAATCTCTTATTCTCAAAACTTGTTACCGATTTGAGGGTGGGGATGGCAGACAAGTTACCTTGTTCAGCATGCAACCCCAACGGTGCTTTTGTAGTGGATTTCCAGAGCGTGCTTCGGCCAACGCCCACTTGATCAATTGAAGAGGTTGCAGGCACCATGGCGTAGCCATGCGCGCCCGTTCCTCCGACGTGGATTCGGTGAAGATGATTTCCGCCATGAGTCCAAACTCGAACTCGAGCCTGCGCTGCCAGATCTGGACATCTCGCACCACTCTACGCGGAGATCGAGCTGGACTTCTGCATTCTGCCTCGCCCGCCGCAATTCCTTCAAGCACCTCTCTGATCCCTGGACCGCCTCCCAGATCCGATTTGCCCGCACATCCCACCGCCGCGAGCGCAAATCCGGCAAATGCTCCGGCGCGACCACCCTGTGAGACCAAAGCAGCGGGTCTCCTCTGAGGAAGAGGTGAGTCTCGCTCAACGCGGCGGCGGCCGGGCGATACGCGCGGCAACGAACGCTCATGGGATGTCGGGATCCAGAGGGAAACGTCGACGAGAGAGGGCGTATGGTGGCTACCGGAGCGGTGTGGGAGGCAGGTGGCGCTGGCGCAGTGAGTGGCATGGCGGATCTAGGGTGGGGGAGGGTCGCCGTCGCGGGGGGCGGGAGCATGTTTCAAACCCTCCTCATCACGGCCTGTTCTCCTAGTGGCCGATCCAAACGCAGGCATGTACTAGTGTACTAGTGTACTAATAGTACAAATCAGCAAAGCGAGGTCACCGACGGTCGCGGATCCGATCGTGGCACCCACGCCAAAACGTCCCAGTGAATCCACCATCTTTCCCCTTGATGATTCAGCCTTGTACGACCCCATCATGCATCCACGCTCGACCACCTGTTCCTTCCTTTCCCTCTGCCTTTTCCGAAAATCAGATTTGCTTTTGCGTCCAATCACTCGTTATCGATCATAAAAATATCTCCCTGAGCCAGTTTCCAAAAAAATAAATAATACTCCCATTAACGCCTCCTCATCTATTTGCCTCGGGATTAACGCTAAATAGTAGACAGCCAATAGACTGGATTTGAAATCATAAATACCACCACATTCCATCAGATACTATGGTATATCTTTGGTAAACCAAATTTGGCAaaaaaataatcatatatggaataGTAGTAGTAATTGTAAATTCACGGAAGGAGACATGCAAGTCCATTCCCCCCAATGCGAACGCGTTCGGCTCCGTTAACTTGGGCCTTTTTCATCGGCATAAAAAAGGAAGAAATTAAAAAGGCGTTTCTCCTTTGTAGatagaaaaaaagggaaagaaattgACAGAAAGAAACGCGCAGAAGGAAGAGGAAAAAAAAATACGACTAGTATTCAATGATTCTTTGCCCCTGGTCGGGCTCCTTGCTTGCTTTGCATCCTCTGCTTCGCTTCGGCCTTGGGCTTTGCTCCGTCCCCACACGAATAAGCGCCTCCCCTCGCCGTGGGGGGAGGGAGATCCGGCAGAATCACCGCCCCTTGCTTGTCTCCCCCCGCAGCCTCGTTGGCTCCGCCCAGCTCTTCTTCTCCGACCCAACCCAACCCTCTTCCCCACTCCAAGGCTGCTGTTGATCTACTGGGATTCTAGATGAGATGCTGCAGCGGGCGGCGAGCAACGCCTACTCGTGGTGGTGGGCGAGCCACATCCGCACCACCCAGTCCAAGTGGCTCGACGCAAACCTCCAAGGTTCGTACGATTCTATCATCGTCCTCCGCCCAATCCAATCTTTGCTCACCGCTACTTGTCCTGCCCTTCTTTGCTCCNNNNNNNNNNNNNNNNNNNNNNNNNNNNNNNNNNNNNNNNNNNNNNNNNNNNNNNNNNNNNNNNNNNNNNNNNNNNNNNNNNNNNNNNNNNNNNNNNNNNNNNNNNNNNNNNNNNNNNNNNNNNNNNNNNNNNNNNNNNNNNNNNNNNNNNNNNNNNNNNNNNNNNNNNNNNNNNNNNNNNGTCTTGCTAAAATCGTCCGTGTCCTTGATTCGATTGGGAATGGCCGGCACCGTGTACCGTGCTGTGCATCTTAGTCGGATGGAATTTATAGCAAATTTGTACTGTTTCTCAAACAATTGCCCGTGCTTGTTCTCTGAAGAGGAAAATAAACCAGGATGGTTGTCAGGTGTAAAATCAAAGGCGACAAGCCTCAACCAAGATGAACCGTAGTGGTCATCAAAAGCAATAAGCTTCCTCCCATCAGGACTCGGTCAAATCCATGACCAAGTAGTCAAATTGTGGTCGTTTTCTTTTGTTCACATATTGAGCAGACTAAGTTTTGTGTCGACTCCATTGTTCACATCTCGAGGTACCTATGTGTTCCGGTGTTCATGGAAATAATTGTTAATTCATATTTGATCCCATCACTACTGAAACAAAAGCTAGTATCTGTTTATATTTGGCAGTACGCAATGCAGTGTTGCCACTTGTACACATACGAGGTAATTAATACTCGGTGCTATGTGGCTGTGCAGATGTGGAAAACAGGGTCAAGATCATGCTCAAGCTCCTCGGGGAGGAGGCCGATTCGTTCGGCAAGAGGGCTGAGATGTACTACCGCAGGAGGCCGGAGGTCATAAACCATGTCGAAGACGTGTACAGGGCCTACAGGGCTCTTGTTGAGCGCTATGACCACCTGTCCAAGGAGCTGCATAAGGCCAACCACACCATCGCCACTGCCTGTCCAGAGGAAGTGCAGTATGCCATGTTGGAAGAGGAGGATGACAATTTCCCCAGGGCAATCATGCCCATCAACTCGCGCAAGATACAGAAATCGACCGTGGATGACATTCTGAAGAGAAAAAGAGAAGGGACTCCCGGGCGTAACAGGACAGTGCATGAGAAGCCTGATCCTAATATGAGCAAAGATAAGGCCGAAGCAGAGATTGGCAGGCTGCAAAAGGCTATACTTGTCATGCAGACTGAGAAAGAATTCGTTAAGAGTTCTTATGAGAGTGGAATTGCCAAGTATTGGGAGATTGAGAAGCAGATTGcagatatgcaggaggaaatctgTCACATGCAAGATGAATTTGACGCTCAtgcagccattgatgatgatgaagcCCGTGCCTTGATGACGATAACGGCTCTTAGGTCATGTCAGGGTACGGTTGCTAAGCTTGTGGAAAAATTTGAGGAGTTGATTAGGAGTGCAAAAATGGAGTCTGAGAAAATAGTGTCTCTCCGAGAAAGGTTTTATGCTTTGAGCAGAATCATTGACCCGTCTAAAGAAGAAGTTGACAGCGCAAACATGACAGCGAATGACAGAGTTTATCCCATTACTAAGGAAATTCTTGAGTTACAGACTATATATGATAAAATCGAGGACTTCTTTGAAAACAATTCAGAGTCCTCTGTGGAGGAGATGGCATATAAAGTTGATGAACTTGTTGATAAGATCATTAACTTGGAGCTGAAGTTCCCAAAGCAGTCTGCACAAATCAAGCAATTGAAAGAAGAGAATGAGAAGATCAACAACAAATTAGACGATCTACAAGATGAGATGGCACTCCGTGATGATCCAAGCGACTCAAGTGAAGAGCTCAAGCTAGTGGAAGATGAATTGAACAGAACCAGGGCTCTTGAAGGATCTATAATCGAGGAGGAAGTTCTTGTTAGCGCAGCATTTTCTGAAGTTTTTACTTGCATAACTAATATATCAAAGGCATTTGTACCAGTTGGTGCTGAAGACCTGCCTGAGTTGTCAGCTGCAGCTGGAGACAAGGCAACACTATCTGAAGATGTATCCATGGAAAATGGTACAACAGAGAACAGCAAAACGGACGGAGGAGAAATCAGTGGTATACAGGCGCAAGCTACAGGTGATAATTTGGGCAGACATGGTCCCCAAAATCAAGATGACTCAGAAGTTGTTGATCACAATTCATCAGGTAGTACTGATGGTGTCCATGACTCCAAGAATGGTGCCGAGGAAAGCGTTCAGATGGGGAATTGCTCTATGCAGGAAGAATTCAGAGATAACAAGTCACTACAAGCTGGCAACCATGTTGATCTGATTGTTTGTCCGGACAATGAAAATAGTCTCAACAAGTTGGCAACAGATAGCTCATCAAAAGAAGTAGACCAGAGTTCGTCAGGTGGTATGGACGTTGCTCAAGGGCAAACTGTGGAAGGTGAATATTCACCAACTGCAGCCAGTCAGAATCATCTCCTTCCCTCAGAAAGTCTCAATGCTTTAAATAAGAAAAATGACTCTAATGAAGATGGGTCTTCAGTGGAAGTTGCTGAGAGTTCATTTGGTGGTGACAACAGAACCCAAGACTTGAAGATTGATGGTGATGAAAATCCTGTTCCTGGGAACAGCTTGACCCAGGAGGAAGGATTTGGAGTTAGAGATGGCGAATCACCAAAAGTGATTGCTGAGATTAGTTTAGCTGGTTC
This window harbors:
- the LOC119353094 gene encoding protein NETWORKED 2D-like, with protein sequence MLQRAASNAYSWWWASHIRTTQSKWLDANLQDVENRVKIMLKLLGEEADSFGKRAEMYYRRRPEVINHVEDVYRAYRALVERYDHLSKELHKANHTIATACPEEVQYAMLEEEDDNFPRAIMPINSRKIQKSTVDDILKRKREGTPGRNRTVHEKPDPNMSKDKAEAEIGRLQKAILVMQTEKEFVKSSYESGIAKYWEIEKQIADMQEEICHMQDEFDAHAAIDDDEARALMTITALRSCQGTVAKLVEKFEELIRSAKMESEKIVSLRERFYALSRIIDPSKEEVDSANMTANDRVYPITKEILELQTIYDKIEDFFENNSESSVEEMAYKVDELVDKIINLELKFPKQSAQIKQLKEENEKINNKLDDLQDEMALRDDPSDSSEELKLVEDELNRTRALEGSIIEEEVLVSAAFSEVFTCITNISKAFVPVGAEDLPELSAAAGDKATLSEDVSMENGTTENSKTDGGEISGIQAQATGDNLGRHGPQNQDDSEVVDHNSSGSTDGVHDSKNGAEESVQMGNCSMQEEFRDNKSLQAGNHVDLIVCPDNENSLNKLATDSSSKEVDQSSSGGMDVAQGQTVEGEYSPTAASQNHLLPSESLNALNKKNDSNEDGSSVEVAESSFGGDNRTQDLKIDGDENPVPGNSLTQEEGFGVRDGESPKVIAEISLAGSANFDSFGEEGTTGENMLPEGAHSSSDAGKNLDLCHVDEAKSGEELPKQGGQLVSPVNILDLNTHGEVKSSDEGVQKNSLGHVNAYSSEVRDETSLSVPARDSEETRGAYPVISEVPTDSEDKVNHTSDSQLEKKDPNVKMLASEESILDNHGSSSGHEKSNLISQEDAQSGLEGRDAILLADYNAVLRNYKETKRRLAELEKKNQEHLEDTKAVIRELRNANSMKYVEIQSLKGLLDSSETPPTDRSDQTLVRELSIVKETDSSYTDAPESASAVEMKFRTEIDELVDENLRFLTRYSMACHQVQDFNSRYQELQNEMESSENKKMGGGEPDAAMAEPEPAEKKLRELRTEVDVWFEQNVLLDRDLQLKTASLCSLQEEIAEALRSSTETDGAKFTPYKAAKFQGEVRNMQQSNKKIESELQAALERMRELEGEVNVTLRKLRESFELSSRRSSRREADSSYQNQFKHFPSRHRVPLRNFLFGTKPKKKSLFACINPTYQRQFSDF